A single window of Gossypium arboreum isolate Shixiya-1 chromosome 13, ASM2569848v2, whole genome shotgun sequence DNA harbors:
- the LOC108462476 gene encoding uncharacterized protein LOC108462476: MASSSFSPAAPPVFNGEGFHIWQVKMRTYLQAFDLWEVVNTDAEPAPLRANPTVAQIRQHADERTKRHKAMSCIQNCVSDVIFTIIMACETPKQAWDKLKEEFQGTERTRQQQLLNLRRDFENLKMKEEETVKQYSDRIMAVVNSIRLLGEQFNEARIVEKVLSTLPERYEAKISSLEDSRDLTTISLTELINALYAQEQRRASRMEEHQEGAFQAKAKATSSTTSYKGKKNWKNRPKPDAARGGDRLCRFCKRPGHPEAKCWFRPDAVCQHCKKKGHVERVCKEKGRPGQNQQHKVKLE; encoded by the coding sequence ATGGCTTCATCAAGCTTTTCTCCTGCTGCACCACCAGTCTTTAACGGTGAAGGGTTCCACATATGGCAGGTTAAGATGAGGACTTACCTGCAGGCCTTCGATCTGTGGGAAGTTGTCAACACAGATGCTGAGCCAGCTCCATTGAGGGCCAACCCCACTGTGGCTCAGATTCGTCAGCATGCAGATGAGAGGACCAAAAGGCACAAGGCCATGTCCTGTATTCAGAACTGTGTTTCTGATGTTATTTTCACCATAATCATGGCTTGTGAGACTCCCAAGCAAGCCTGGGACAAGCTCAAGGAGGAATTCCAAGGCACTGAAAGAACTAGGCAGCAACAGTTACTAAACTTGAGAAGAGATTTTGAAAATCTCAAGATGAAGGAAGAAGAGACAGTAAAGCAGTACTCAGACAGGATAATGGCTGTGGTCAACAGCATAAGATTGCTAGGAGAACAGTTCAATGAGGCAAGAATTGTGGAGAAGGTGCTCTCAACATTGCCTGAAAGATATGAGGCAAAGATCTCATCCTTGGAGGATTCGAGAGACCTGACAACCATCTCTCTAACAGAGCTTATTAATGCTCTTTATGCTCAGGAACAAAGGAGAGCCAGTAGAATGGAGGAGCACCAGGAGGGAGCTTTTCAAGCCAAAGCTAAAGCAACCTCAAGTACCACTTCCTATAAGGGCAAGAAGAACTGGAAAAACAGGCCTAAGCCTGATGCTGCAAGAGGAGGAGATCGACTCTGCAGATTTTGCAAAAGGCCTGGTCATCCAGAGGCCAAATGCTGGTTCAGACCAGATGCTGTGTGTCAACACTGCAAAAAGAAAGGCCATGTTGAAAGGGTCTGCAAAGAAAAAGGCAGACCTGGCCAAAACCAACAACACAAGGTCAAGCTCGAGTAG